CAAGCCGCTACTACGGGAACAGTTACATATGAACCTGGCGCAACGACTGTTTGGAATAATTCAGATACACCATCACCAATTCGTTATCTAGTTAAAGATCAAACAGTTAATATTGAAGGTCAGAAACAACATGCTGGCGAAACTTGGTACAATATCGGCAATGACGAATGGGTACCAGGCAAGTACTTAAATGTCACTGAAGATGGCAATACAGCCCAAGCACAAGCTTCACAGGCACAAGCACAACAAGCTGCTGCACAGACACAAACAGCGGCAACAACCACCGCTACTGCCGCAGCAACAACTGCAACAACGTCTAGCACAGGTGCAGTACAAACTGCAATCAATGCGGCTAAGTCACAAATTGGCGTGCCGTATGTTTGGGGTGGCGCCACTCCAGGTGTTGGGTTAGATTGTTCTGGCTTGACGCAATATGCCTTAGCACAAGCTGGTGTTCAAGTAGGCCATAATACAGTTGCACAAGAAAGTGCTGGCCAAAAAGTAGCTGTTAGTCAGTTACAAGCTGGCGACCTTGTATTCTGGGGTAGTGCTGGTGCAACTTATCATGTTGCGCTATACATTGGTAACAACCAATATATTGCAGCACCACAACCAGGTCAAAGTGTTGAAGTTGAAAGTATCAGTAGCTACTTCATGCCATCATTCGGTGTGCGTGCACTCTAAGCTATTAGTTAAGAGCCTAAGTTTCGACTTAGGCTTTTTTTGTTGCGCTTATATTTCAAAGTCACCGTTATTTTGTTATTTTTGTAATATTTTTGTAACGTAAACGTCATTTTTGTGGCATAATAGAGCTGAGCCAAGTTAAGCAGCTATTTTTTATCTATCGTTAGACTCTTTGTATTTTATTTTTAATGGTGGATGATAGGCTACCAGAATAGCCTGATTAATGAGTTTGTTCCGAGCGTCGTTTGGTAATTTAGGGCGTATTGGTAAGAAAAATTAATTGGTGACTATATTAATGGCGTATACCAATCATGAAGTAAAGCGGGGGAATTTTAATGCAGGCGCAACGGCGTGAATTAAAAAATAAACAACATAAATTATTGGTTTATCTAGCAGATCTTTATACACAACACCGAAATAGTGGTGCTGATAAAATGCATCAAGCGGGGACTACAGCAGCAACCTGCCAGATCTGTCATGAAATAAAAGTGATCCACGAAATTATTGACGAAATTAGTGCAGAGTTAAAAAAGACTGCGGCGCCGGCACCACGACGTAGACGGCGACGTAAAGCAAGCGTGACGAATGAACAGCTTTCGGTTTTTTGTCTGTCAGCGCAAAATGGTGCGAATTATTTTATTCGGGCTGCTAATTTGACTGCTGCAATTGACTTATTAGGACAGCAAAACAAAAATGTGGTTGCTTATACAACTGTTGCACCAAGTCTTTATGCGGCGATTCCATTGACTGATCATGCCGCAATAAAAAATATTGCTCAATTATTAGGAGCAGAGCCCGATTTCACAGGTATTATCACAGTTCGATCATTACGTGAAACCCCGGCAATGTCTTATTGAAACTTGACAAGTTAAAAATTATAAGTAAACTTAAGCTAATATTCCAAAAGATATGAGAAGATGAGTAATCCGTTAACCAATCTTTTTTAGCGAGTCTCAGATAGTGTAAGGAGATAGATTTGGCCGGGTGAAGATGGTCTTTTTAAGTAAGCATTATCGAGTGGTTACACAAGGTAGTGATGGGAGCGCCCATTATAGCGCTAAGGTATTGAGTGAATTCTGTACCTGATGAGGCTACTATTGTGAAGTAGTAGCAAAAATAGGTGGTAACACGAATGCAATAGCGTCCGTCCTAGAACTGAAAATAGTTCGGGATGGGCGTTTTTTTATTGGCCAATTTTTATAATGAACTAATGATTAGTGGAATATGAAGGAGTGGTGAAATGTTGAAGAAGAAATACATAGTTGGTTTACTTTGCCTAGCTTGGGTGACAGCTATATTATTACCAGCGCCAGTCGAAGCAGCCAGTTCAATCACGGTTGGTTCCTTAACTTCAGATGCGGTGATTTGGCGGCACATTGCTAAATCACCGCAAGCTAAAAAAGCCGGCTTGAAAATCAAAGTTCGTGAAGTGAGTGATCCAGTTGGTTTAAATACGGCGACGGCTCGTGGTGAGATCGATGTTAATGCTTTTCAATCAGTTAGTTATTTGAAAGCCTATAATCATGAGAATAAAGGTAAAGCACAACTGGCAATGCTGGGGACAACTTATTTGGAACCGATGGGCATCTATTCGAAGAAATTAAAAAGTTTAAAACAGTTAAAAGATGGTGCTACGGTGGCATTGGCTAATAACCCAGCCAATACATCACGTGGATTGGCACTATTACAAACGGCGGGCTTGATCAAATTAAAGGCTAACTTCAATGCTAACAGCAATGAAACGGCGATCAGCCAAAACCCGCATCATTTGAAGTTTAAAGAGATCGATGATAATACTGGGCCACGTGTTTTAGGCGATGTTGATATTGCTTTAATCTCTAATTCAGTAGCTTTGGCCGGACATTTGAATGTTTTAAAAGATTCACTTTTCCATGAAAAAGTGAATCAGTCAACTAAACAAGACATTAATGTAATTGCGACGAGCACCAAGAATAAGCACCAAGCTGAATATAAAAAATTAGTCAAACTTTATCACGATCCAACGATTCAAAAATGGATCGATCATAAATTTGCTGGCACCAAAGTTGAAGTTCAAAAACCACTAAGTTACTTAACTAAATGATTTTTGAGTGAGTCAAGGTGAGCCGTGCTTTTGCGGTAAACTTGGCCACAAGAATGGCCAGCGCCATGAACAGCATAAGCTGCTGCTAAGTAACATCCTATTTGAGTGAGATGATAGAGGAGGAAATTTTATGAGTGCAGTGATCAAATTAGAACATATTGATGTCACTTTTAAAAGTAAAGCACGGACGGTACAGGCAGTTCACGATGTATCGCTAGAAGTTGAAAAAGGGGAAATCTACGGTATTGTTGGTTATTCCGGTGCTGGTAAAAGTACCCTAGTTCGGGTGATCAATTTATTACAGCGACCAACTAAGGGTCAGGTTGAAGTTAATCAACAAGATCTGCTGTCCTTAAAAGCCAAACCATTGCGGCAAGCGCGTAAAAAGATTGGGATGATCTTTCAGCATTTCAATCTGATGAATGCACGGACAATCGCTGATAATGTTGATTATCCTTTAAAAAGCTCTAACTTAACAAAAGCGCAACGCCGAGCTAAGGTGGCTGATCTATTAGACCTAGTTGGTTTAGCGGATAAGAAGAATGCTTATCCAGCTCAACTTTCTGGTGGGCAAAAGCAGCGGGTTGCCATTGCCCGAGCACTAGCTAATGACCCAGAAATTTTAATTTCTGATGAAGCAACCAGTGCGCTTGATCCTAAAACGACGCTTTCCATTCTAGAATTATTACGCAGTCTGAATCAGCGACTAGGTCTGACAATCGTATTGATCACCCATGAAATGCAAGCAGTCAAAGAAATCTGTCAAAAAGTTGCGGTAATGGAAAATGGTCAAATCATTGAACGCGGTGATTTGTTACAAGTTTTCAGTCAACCACAAAAACAATTGACCAAAGATTTTATTAATACGGCTACACAAGTCGAACAAGCGTTAGCTAAAGTGTTACAACAACCGGCTATTCAGCATTTACGGGCCAATGAACGTTTAGTTGAATTATCTTATATTGGCGATAGCACTGATCAACCGTTGATCACTGAATTATACAAACGTTATTTGGTAACGGCCAATATTCTATTTGGTAACGTGGAGATTTTGCAGGGAACGCCAGTGGGAAATTTGATTGTGACCCTAAGCGGTGCTGAAAAGAATCTTAACGCAGCTACTGAGTATTTGCGTCAGGCGCAAGTAAACATTCGGGAGATCAAGGTAGGTCGCGATGTGATTCCTCTGGTTAAACAGGAACATGCCTAAAAAATTATAGTATAAAAATTAACCATTATTGTTGAGAAGCAGGTTTCAACTGGGCAGTTTTTGCCTTGATTGAATAGATATTGCCACAACTATTAGAAGCTTATTGGTAGTTTGGGCTAATAAATTAACCTATTTTAGTGAGAAAAAGGAGTGCTAAGTATGGCAACTATTTTTGCGCATTATTTTCCTAATGTTGTAGGTATCAGTGATCAATTTATACAGAGTACATGGGAAACCATTTATATGGTAGTAGCAACAGCTATCATTGCGGGTATTCTCGGTTTGGTTTTGGGGGTAGCGTTAACGGTGACTGAGCCAGGTCATATTTTAGCGCAACGGACCGTTTATAGTGTTTTGGATAAACTAGTTAATTTATTTCGTTCAATTCCGTTCATTATTTTGTTAGCAGTTATCGTTCCTTTCACCCGTCTATTAGTAGGGACTTCAATTGGGACAACAGCAGCAATTGTGCCCTTAGTATTAGGTTCAGCACCATTTTATGCACGGCAAATTCAGAACGCACTGGTGGAAGTTGACCCTGGCATCATTGAGGCCGCCGAGTCAGTTGGTTCCAGCCCACTAGAAATCATTTTCCGGGTCTACTTAAAAGAGGGCTTATCAGAAATCATTCGAGTATCTGTGGTTACTTTGATCAGTGTGATCGGTTTAACTGCGATGGCTGGCGCTGTTGGTGGTGGCGGTTTAGGTAACTTGGCGATCAGTGTCGGTTACAATCGTTTCCAAAATGACGTTACCTTCGTTGCGATGATTATTATTTTATTAATGGTTTTCTTCGTTCAGATCATTGGCGATTTCTTTGCGCGTAAAACGGCGCATTAAAAGAAGTGACTCTTGCTAACATTGAGCACTTAATAAGTATATTTCAAAATGAACTAAGAAGCGTTACCGCTTCTTTTTATTTTGCTAATTTCAAGCGAACGTACGTTCAAATGTGCTGATGTGTGGTAAAATATAATTACTAATTAGCGATGGGAGCGTTTCTTTTGAGCCTAAAATTTATTTTTGGACCTGCAAGCACCGAGCGCCGTGGTGCTTTAGTTGATCAATTAGCACAACAAATGCAAGCTGATCCTAATGGGCAGTTCTTTTATATTGTGCCCAATCACATTAAATTCAGTTCTGAAGTTGATATATTGACGGCTTTAAAGCAGCGCCGCCACAGTAAAGACAAGGTCTTTGCGGCTAGCCGAATTCAAGTTTTTTCGTTTTCACGTTTGGCTTGGTATTTTATGAAAAATACACCTTATTACCAGATTCCACGGATTGGGACTGCTGGATTAAATATGGTCGTTTATCAAATCATGGCTGATTTAGCTGATCAGCTAACGATTTATCGTGGTGAATTAACGCAACCTGGTTTTGTTGCGCAATTGGTCAAACAATTGCTAGCTTTAAAGGTGGGCTGCGTCACGGCGGCTGATCTACAACAGATCGCTGATGAATTGGATTCTGATACCGATTTGGCCGCTAAAACACATGATTTGGCGTTGATCTATACTGCCTTTGAGCAGACAATGCAAGGACGTTATATTGAAAATACCGATCTACTAAATGCGTTAAGTGATTATTTATTACAGCAGGATCTAAGTCATACTTATTTTTATATTGATGGTTTCTCCCAATTATCAGCTCAAGAAAATCGTTTGCTGTTGACTTTGATTCAAAAAGCAACGCAGGTGACACTGGGGTTGATGTTGGATCGACCTTATCGACAACAACTGCCGGAAAAACAGGCGCTATTCTTTCATCCGGGCCAGTTGTATCATCAACTTTATCAAACAGCCCGTAGCTTACATGTGCCGATTTTAGCTGATTTACAGGTGACCGAACAACGGGTGACACCTGATTTACAACGATTAGAGGCTTATTGGCAACATTCGACTAGTGGTAGTCGTCAATTACGGCCAGAAGCTTTGCAAAATGCAAAAAGTATCCAAATTGTTCAAGCGGATACCCGCCAAACTGAAATTCGGCAGGTAGCGACCAAAATTCGGCAGATGGTTGCGCTACAGGGCTATCGTTATCAGGATTTTTTAGTGTTGACCCGCCATCTGGATGCGTACGAAACTATTTTGGAACCAACATTTCGTGAGTTTGGTATCCCAGCATTTGATGATCTACAACATCACATGACGGATCATCCGCTGGTTGAGTTGATCAATGCGTTGTTTGCCGTCAAACAACATTATTATCGCTATCAGGACATGATGCGTTTATTGAAAACTGAATTGCTGTTGCCACAGGTCAATGGCCAGCCGATGGCTAATCAAGCGTATCGCCAGGCAGTTGATTTAACCGAAAATATGGTACTAAAATATGGGTTTAGCGGCAAACAATGGCTGCGTAAAGATGATTGGCAATTTTATCGTTTTGATGATCAGGACTTTGGTACGCAGTCAACCAAGGATGATGATAGTTCAGCGCAAGTGAATTTGATTCGGCACTTTGTTCGCGATACCTTGCCACCATTTTTTAAAAAACTGGATCAGGCCAAAAATGGACAAGCCGCCGCGCAAGTGCTTTATAACTTTTTAGTTGAGCATGGTGTGGTGACACAATTACAGGCCTGGCGGGATCAAGCACTAGACCAAGGTAATTTGGCTCAAGCTGCAGAACCGGAGCAAACTTGGCAAATCTTTTGCACCATGTTGGATGAATATGTAACGATTTTAGGTTCAGTCTCATTTCAAGCAACGGACCTACTCGCTTTATTTCAGGTTGGGTTTGAAGGTGCCAGCTACTCACAAATTCCCTCGACGTTAGATCAAGTTTTGATTTCAGAAACGGGGATGGTACAAACCGCGATGCGTAAAGTGGTGTTTATGATCGGTAGTACTGACCAGGTCATGCCCGACCGTATTGTCAATAATCAGTTGTTATCGGATGTTGATCAAGAACAATTGACCCCGCATTTGGCGGAGGGCGCTTATTTGATGGATGATGCGCTGACGCAGATGGCTAGTGAACCTTTTTTGAATTACACTGCTTTTTTAACTGCGCGTGAACAGTTGATTTTTACGTATCCGTTGGCTGATGATGGGAGTTCCTTGAAGTTATCACCTTATGTTGAAAGAATCATGAATCATTTCCAACTGGTGCCACAAGTTGCGCAAACTAGGCCGGATATTACGGCTAATAAAATTGCGCCGTTTGTTGGTTCAAAGCGCAGTACTTTATCACATTTGATTCAAGTTAGCCGTGACGCAATGGCCCAGAAAACACAGTTACCACCGATCTGGTTGTACGTCTATCGTTTGTTGCGGCAAGATGGTGGCTACAGTGCGCTAACTGAGCGTTTATTGGCAAGTTTGAACTACCGCAATGTACCCCAAAAATTGCGACCGGAGATTGTTGAAGCCTTGTACGGTAAAACAATCAATACTTCAATTTCAAAATTAGAAGAATTTTATCAAAATCAGTATGCGTATTTCTTGAAATATGGCTTGAAATTACGCGAGCGTGATATTTTTGAACTATCACCAGCTAGTGCCGGTGAATTTTATCATATGGCTTTAGATCAGTTATTTAAGCGAGTGCAGGCTGAAGGACAACAATTGGCTGAATTATCTACCACCGATGTTGATCGCTTGATCGATAGTATCCTGCTGAAAATGTCGACGTTACCGCAATTTCAGATTTTGGCCAGTTCTAATCGGATGGCTTATTTAGCTCGCCAATTGACCGCGACGATCAAGCAAGTTGCCCATGCATTGCAGCATCAAGGTCAACAGACTAAAATGACGCCTTTGCGCACCGAAGTTTTATTCGGGCACGTCGGTAGTACAGACGGTTTAGCGCCGTTGCAATTTAAGTTGCCTCACGGTCGCCAAGTTAAAGTCCGTGGTAAAATCGATCGGATCGATCAAATGGTACTCGGTAATACACGCTATTTAGGAATTGTTGACTATAAATCTGGTGTCCGTGATTTTGATTTTCGGGATGCCTATTATGGCTTATCCTTGCAGATGTTAACCTATCTAGATGCGATGATGCGCAATGCAACTGATTTAACAGCGGACACACAACTACAAACCAAGCCGGCTGGTGCTTTATACCTGCATTTACAAAATCCTAAGCTTAAGTTAACGGAAGTTTTGACCAAAGGATTCGATGACGCTTTGTTGACCAAAAATAAATATCAAGGTTTCTTATTAAATGACGAACCACTGCTAGAGAATTTAGATCACGAATTGGCCGAACGAACTGGCAGTTCTAAGGTTTATCCGTTGACTAAAACTAATTCTGGCTACTCCCTTAAACAGAGTCGATTGGTGACCGAATCAGAGTTAGCGTTACTGTTAACCCATGATGAGGAGTTGATCCAGGCAGCAGCTTTAGCGATTTTTGCTGGTGAACTTAAACTAAACCCAGTTAAATGGCCAAATAATCAAACGGCATTGCAATATTCACCGTTTAAGTCAATCATGCAGTTTGATGCGATGTTGCCGGAAAATAACTATCGACAATTGACTGCATTAGATCGTGCGACCGTGTTAGCCATGCTAAAAGCAGAGCAACAGCAGAAGGAGGATAAATAGTGAGCGCAAAAACAAACTTTACTGCAAGTCAGCAACACGCAGTTACAGATGCTGGACGTAATATCCTAGTTTCTGCTTCAGCCGGTTCGGGGAAGACAACTGTGCTGGTTGAACGCGTGATTCAAAAAATTTTACATGGCACCAATGTTGATGAGCTTTTAGTCGTGACTTTTACTGAAGCGGCCGCCAGTGAAATGCGAGACCGCATCCAAACGGCTTTGCAAAAGGCATTAGCTGCTAGTGAAGAGCCTAAGCAACGGCAGCATTTAAGTCAGCAGCTTAGTCGGTTAGCGGTGGCACACATCAGTACATTGCACGCTTTTTGTTTGCAATTGATCGAACGTTACTATTATGTGATTGATCTAGACCCGGTTTTTCGTTTATTGACTGATGACACGGAAGTCATTTTATTGCGGGAAGATGTCTGGTCAGATCTGCGGGAGACTTTGTATGGTGATAGCCCGGCTTTTGCGCAATTGACCGCTAATTTTTCCAACGATCGTAGCGATGATGGGCTGACTGATTTAGTGATGCGATTATATGATTTTGCTAACGCCAATCCGGAGCCGACAAAGTGGTTGGCGCAACTGGCTGCCGCTTATCACATTACGGTAGCGGAGCCAACGGCTAGTACGTTTTATCAGCAACAGTTGTTACCGCTGTTGCAGGAAGAATTGACGCAGGCGAGTCAAGATCTTAGTAGTGCGCAAGCAATTGCAGCAGAGCAACAATTGGATAAGTTGGTTGCCTGTTTAATAGCGGATCAGCAACAAGTAACCGCTTTGCAAGCACAATTGACTAGCGCAACCTGGGATGAATTGCGGCAGCAGTTTTTGACTTTTAAACTAAAACGAGCGCCCTCACTGCGTAATTTGGACGATGAGGCTAAAGTAGCTAAAACGACGGCAACAGATTTTCGGAAACAAGCAAAGCAACGCGTGAGTGCTATTGGTGATGCTTACTTTGGCTTATCGGCTGATCGATTGATCGAGGTGATGGGGCAAACAGAACAATTAGTGACTCAGTTGGTGGCCGTAGTGGAACAATTTGGTCAAGCCTTTCGTGCCGAAAAACAGCGGCGGCATTTATTGGACTTTAGTGATTTAGAACATTTTACCTTGGCAATCTTAACTGCAGATAACGCCAGTGGGGTGCAAACCCGAACTGCGTTGCAGCGACAATTTAGCGAAGTCTTAGTCGATGAGTATCAAGATACTAATCGCTTGCAGGAGACGATCTTGACCACCGTGGCGCAATCTGATCCTGGCAATATGTTTATGGTCGGGGATGTTAAACAGTCGATCTATGCCTTTCGCTTGGCCGATCCTAGTTTGTTCTTGGATAAATACCATCAGTTTGCCCAAGCTGATAGTGCCGATCAACGGATCATTTTGGCGGAAAATTTCCGCTCGGTGGCGAACATTGATGATTTTACCAACTTAATTTTCAGTCAGTTAATGGATCAAACTGTGGGTGAAATGGCCTATGATGACAGTGCCAAGTTAGTGGCCGGTGCTAAATATCCGGCTGACTTGCCGGCGACAACTGAATTATTGGTGTATGAGGCCGATACCGATACCGCTACCGCAGAGGATGGTATCCCAGAGCAATTTGCATTGGATGATAAGGCTCAGGGACAGGTAGCACTGGTGGCGCAACGAATCAAGCAGTTGGTGGATCACGGTCAAGTTTATGACCGTAAAAATGAGCAACTGCGACCAATTCGGTATCAAGATATTGTTTTACTAACACCAACGCGCAAGAATAATTTGATCATTGTTGATTGGTTTAAGCGGTTAGGTATTCCAGTTGTCGTTAATGGGGCACAAAGTTATTTTCAGACCACTGAAATTCAAATTATGATGGCGTTATTAAGTGTCATTGATAATCCTTATCAAGATATTCCTTTGGTTAGTGTGTTACGCTCACCAATCGTTGGGCTTAACGAAAACGAATTAGCATTCTTACGAATTAATCGCCGCACTGGTGACTATTATCAAGCGGTACTTGATTTTCAACAAAATTTTGTGCCAATGGGTGCGCCAGAATTCCAACAGCAATTGTATGCTAAAATCGACCGTTTTCTAGGCCAGCTTGACCAATTCCGGGAATTAGCACGGCAGAATCAATTGGTTACTTTGATTTGGACGATTTATAATGAAACTGGCTTTCTAGACTATGTAGGTGGGATGCCAGCCGGTGCGCAACGGCAGGCTAATTTACATGCGCTGTACGAACGTGCACATGCGTATGAAGCCAGCAGTTTCAAAGGCTTGTTTCAATTTGTGCGGTTTATCAAGCAAATGCAGGAAAAAGATAAAGATCTAGGTGAAGCACCAGCACAAACAGTTGAAGATGCCGTTTCCGTTATGACAATCCATGGTAGTAAAGGGCTGGAATTTCCAGTGGTCTTTTTGATGGATGCTACGCACCAGTTCAACCAAGATAATTTACGTGGTCAGTATATCTTGGATGATCGTTTTGGAATTGGCGTTACTTATTTAGATCCAGATAAACGGATCGAGATCAATTTACCGCAAAAACAGATTGCTTATACGCTAGCACGGCGACGGCAAGCGGCTGAAGAAATGCGTTTATTATATGTTGCTTTGACTCGAGCAGAGCAGCAATTATTTATCGTCGGTAGTTATCCGAATCGAGAAAAGGCATTGGCCAATTGGCAGAAAGCTTTTCAGAGTCAGCATTTAGTGCTAAATGCTGGGCTACGCAGCGGTATCAACAATTTTATGGATTGGTTGGGTATGTGTCTAGTTCGCCATCCACAATTTGATCAAAGCTTATTAACTCAAGTAAATTCATTTAGCGGTTTAGCACAGGACCAAACTCAATTTAAAGTTCATTTCTATACAGCTAATGACGTTTTACCAGCAGAAATGACTACTGAAATTGATCAAACTAATTGGCCGGATAAATTTGCGGCAGCAGCGCGTACGACTGATTTTACCAGTTTAAATGTTGATCAGTTAGATCAAGTATTGAATCTGCGTTACCCATTTCAAGCGGCGACGCAAACAACGGCTTATCAGGCAGTTTCAGAAGTGAAACGTTTATTTGATGATCCAACGAATAGTGAAATGAATCCCTTGCTTGTTGATACTGGTGAAAAAGCACCGGGCGTTCATCGCTATGTAGCCCAGGACTTTGCAGTACCACAATTTATGCAGACGACCACACAGGTACCGCCGACTGCAGTCGGGACGGCGACGCATCTTGTTTTACAAGAAGTTGATTTGCATACAGCACCAACTGCGGCTAGCATTGCTCAGTTGATCAAGGAGCTTGTGGCTCAAAATATTATTGCGGCACCAGTGGCCAAGCAAATTAAACCAGCTCATATTCTGCGTTTCTTTGCCAGTGATCTGGGACAGCAGTTGTTGGCACAGCCGGATAATGTGGTTCGCGAAGCACCATTTTCGTTGTTATTACCGGCGACTCAATTGTTTACTGATTTTGCTCCCGACGATCCCGCACAGATTCTGATTCATGGGATCATGGACGGTTATTTAGTGACCTCTGATCAGGTGATCTTATTTGATTACAAAACGGATTATGTCCCACAAACCAACGCTGCACCTAAAATTAATCAGTTGAAGCAGCGTTATGCAGGGCAATTGAACCTATATGCGGCAGCATTGGCCCGTATTCTACAACGTCCGGTAACGCACAAATACCTTTATCTACTGGCTAGTGGCGATTCATTGGCCGTTTGATTAAAAAGCTATCTTATGGAACATGCTTTGACTATCTTGTTCGGAAGTACAAAGAAAGAGTTGCGGTATAAATGATTTATGCCGCAACTCTTTTTAGGTTCTATTTATTTTGTTGTAGTTGAATACTGATTGTTCCAATCGACTCTTTGTTGGTGGGATTGCTGGCAACATATTCAACAGTACTTGTATCATTCTGTAACGCTAAACCGACAACAGCGGTGACGGTCTGGCCAGCAGCTACGGCTGTTTTAGCTTGATTGCTATTTGTGGCGTAGCTGGTCTCACTTTGCTGATAGCTAGTAGCGGGAATACCTTCATTTAATTTGGTGCCATCTTGCTGGAATTCACCATATTGTTGTAATATCGTTGCTGGCGTTAAGTCAGCGTTGCTTTTATTTTTAAAGGTATAAGTAAAGAGGATCACTTTACCGTTATTATCGTCGCTGACTATCTGAATCTTACTGAATTCGAGCTGAAAATTTTTAGTGTTAAGTGTGTTACCAGAAGCGTAGGTATTATTTTCAGCTTGATAGCTTAAAACGTTTTTCAATGAGTCCGGTTGCTCGCCATTAAAATATTTTTTTGCGATTTGCTGTGCTTCCGTGTTTAGAGCAATAA
This is a stretch of genomic DNA from Loigolactobacillus coryniformis subsp. coryniformis KCTC 3167 = DSM 20001. It encodes these proteins:
- the addA gene encoding helicase-exonuclease AddAB subunit AddA; translated protein: MSAKTNFTASQQHAVTDAGRNILVSASAGSGKTTVLVERVIQKILHGTNVDELLVVTFTEAAASEMRDRIQTALQKALAASEEPKQRQHLSQQLSRLAVAHISTLHAFCLQLIERYYYVIDLDPVFRLLTDDTEVILLREDVWSDLRETLYGDSPAFAQLTANFSNDRSDDGLTDLVMRLYDFANANPEPTKWLAQLAAAYHITVAEPTASTFYQQQLLPLLQEELTQASQDLSSAQAIAAEQQLDKLVACLIADQQQVTALQAQLTSATWDELRQQFLTFKLKRAPSLRNLDDEAKVAKTTATDFRKQAKQRVSAIGDAYFGLSADRLIEVMGQTEQLVTQLVAVVEQFGQAFRAEKQRRHLLDFSDLEHFTLAILTADNASGVQTRTALQRQFSEVLVDEYQDTNRLQETILTTVAQSDPGNMFMVGDVKQSIYAFRLADPSLFLDKYHQFAQADSADQRIILAENFRSVANIDDFTNLIFSQLMDQTVGEMAYDDSAKLVAGAKYPADLPATTELLVYEADTDTATAEDGIPEQFALDDKAQGQVALVAQRIKQLVDHGQVYDRKNEQLRPIRYQDIVLLTPTRKNNLIIVDWFKRLGIPVVVNGAQSYFQTTEIQIMMALLSVIDNPYQDIPLVSVLRSPIVGLNENELAFLRINRRTGDYYQAVLDFQQNFVPMGAPEFQQQLYAKIDRFLGQLDQFRELARQNQLVTLIWTIYNETGFLDYVGGMPAGAQRQANLHALYERAHAYEASSFKGLFQFVRFIKQMQEKDKDLGEAPAQTVEDAVSVMTIHGSKGLEFPVVFLMDATHQFNQDNLRGQYILDDRFGIGVTYLDPDKRIEINLPQKQIAYTLARRRQAAEEMRLLYVALTRAEQQLFIVGSYPNREKALANWQKAFQSQHLVLNAGLRSGINNFMDWLGMCLVRHPQFDQSLLTQVNSFSGLAQDQTQFKVHFYTANDVLPAEMTTEIDQTNWPDKFAAAARTTDFTSLNVDQLDQVLNLRYPFQAATQTTAYQAVSEVKRLFDDPTNSEMNPLLVDTGEKAPGVHRYVAQDFAVPQFMQTTTQVPPTAVGTATHLVLQEVDLHTAPTAASIAQLIKELVAQNIIAAPVAKQIKPAHILRFFASDLGQQLLAQPDNVVREAPFSLLLPATQLFTDFAPDDPAQILIHGIMDGYLVTSDQVILFDYKTDYVPQTNAAPKINQLKQRYAGQLNLYAAALARILQRPVTHKYLYLLASGDSLAV
- a CDS encoding DUF5067 domain-containing protein: MKNVLSYQAENNTYASGNTLNTKNFQLEFSKIQIVSDDNNGKVILFTYTFKNKSNADLTPATILQQYGEFQQDGTKLNEGIPATSYQQSETSYATNSNQAKTAVAAGQTVTAVVGLALQNDTSTVEYVASNPTNKESIGTISIQLQQNK